The nucleotide window AACAGTTGAATCAGTGCCAAAGGAGTATCTCGGCAGAAAACAGGATGAGATTGCTGCAAGTGTGCAGAATTTTGCAGATGCCTTATCCAAAAATAAAATTTCTCAGGAACAGATGAGAATGCTTGCATCAAAAGTATTCACCATTGTAGCAGATCAGAATATTTCAGACAGAGAAATGGATGATCTTTTAAGAACAGTAAACCGGCTTTCCGGAAAAAAGTAGTTGGGAATTTAAAATGAAGAAATTAATACTTTTACTGATTTTTTTACAGGTTTGCTATGGCTTCGGTCAGAGTATCTCTTTAAAACAGGCAGTTGAAAACGGCCTGAAAATGTCTCCTGAAATAGGTATTAATGAGTTAAATGCCAATGCAGGAGAACTTGGCCTTAAAAAGGCAAAAAGGAACAGATTGTTCAAAGTTTCAGTCTCAGGTTTGTACAGATACCAGTCTCTTGTGCCGGAACTTGATATGGCAAAGATACTGGGTTCCTCTCCCTTTGTTGCAGCAGGCGCTCAAAGTATGGGTGCTTACAACAATTACGATTTTTCCGTAAAAGTTATTCAGCCTGTTTATACAGGGGGATCCCTTTTATCAGCAGTCAGATTTAATGAAAATGTTTATGCATCTTCCGAAAAATTAAGGGATATGGCTGTTATTTCAAAATCTGCAGATATTAAACAGACCTTTTATTCTTACAGGCTTTTTCAGCAGAAAAAGACTTCTGTTAATGCACTGATAAACCAGCTTCAGCTTCACTTAAAGCAGCTGAATGAGCTTTATTCCGAAGGTATGATATCAAAAGCAGACATCCTGGAAACAGAGACAAAAATTGATGAAATGCTGCTTAAGATTGATGATTTGCAAAATGAGATTTATAACAGAAAAGCGCTTTTCAAATCCCTGTGCGGTATAGAAGTATCCCGCATTGATACATCTGCTGTTGAACCTGATATTGAGTTTAAAGATGCAAAAGAGTATTTTTTAAGAAATAATCCGGTAGTAAAAAGTCTGGATTATATTGTTCTTGCAAGAGAAGCGGCAAAAAGAGCGGTGGCAGGATCGTACTACCCGAATATAGCCGGTTTTTTTGAATATCACTATGCAAAACCAGGCATAGATTTTTTCAATGATAAATGGAACAGGTATTTTTTTGCCGGAGTGTCATTAAATATGCATATATTCCAGTGGAATAAAGCGGGACTGGATAAAAGCATAGCGGATATTCAGGTGAAAAAAGCAGAAAGAAAAAGGGATAAATTTATCAGGGATCAGGAAGTTAAAATAGAACAGTTATTCAACCGGAAGAAATCAATTAAAGCAAAAATTAAAAGAGCTGAGAGTATTGTAAAAAAATCGGAAGAGCGTGTTAAACTTCTTTTAAAACTGTACAAGGAAGGACAAATTGCACACATTGAATATTTAAGAGCTTTGGAGCAGCAGCAGAAGTACGAATCAATGGTTAAAGAGCTGGGTTCGGAATTAAATTTGTGCAATGTTGCAATTAATGCCTCAATCGGATTATCAGGAGAGCAACCATGAAAAAATTACTATTTGTCTTGAGTATAGCAGTTTTTATTGCTGCGGGCTGTTCAAACAAAAACAGCCGTAAAATTATTGCCGCAGGCGTAATTGACGGAAATATTATTCATGTCAAATCCGGTACAAGCGGAATAATTGACAGACTGAATGCAGAAGAGGGCAGAATTGTCAGTCCGGCAGACACACTGGTTTATATTGATTATAAAAAAATCGAAAACCAGATACAGGAACTCCGTATCCAGGAGAAAAGCATAATCCTGAAACGTACTGCACTGGTTGAGAAACAGAAATTTTTAAATCAAAGACTCAGCTATCTTTCGGATCAGGTAAACAAGTTAAAACGCCTTTCAAAGCACGATGCTGTTTCAGAGGATAATCTCAAGCTTACTGACCTGAAGAAAAAGGAAGCAGAGACTTCCTTGTTTGATTTGCAAGTTCAGCTTAAAAACAGTGATCTGGAACTCGGCAGAATTCGTTTAAAAAGAGAGTATCTTTTATTGCTGAAAAGAGATCATATAATTACAGCTCCGGTAAAAGGAACTGTTCTTGAAATATTTTCCAGAAGGGGAGAACAGGTTTTTCCAAGAGATATGATTATGGATATTCTTGCCAGCACCGGTTTGTATGCAGAAGTATTTCTTGAGGAGGAAGAGGTTAATTCTCTTGCGCTCGGTGATACTGCAAAAATATTTATTGACGGTGTAGATCAGGAAGTAAATGGTGTTGTTTCCTATTTTGGTAAAAAAGCTGAATTTTCACCAAAGTACATTATATCGGAAAAAGAGCGGAAGAATCTTCTTTTTCAGGTTAAAGTTGCAATAAACCCGAACAGTGCAAAGAGTGTGAAAATCGGACAGCTTGTGACAGTTGTTTTTTCAGGCAGAGACAGAAAACCTGAGGATAATTAAGGGGATTATGGATACTGCAATTGAAAATGAAGAATTTCTCAGAGTAGAAAATTTAACAAAATCTTACGGAAGCATCTTAGCTGTTAATAATGTTTCTTTTTCAGTTAAAAAAGCTTCCATAACAATTCTGTCCGGCCCTGACGGATCGGGAAAATCAACGATTTTTAAAATGCTTACAGGTCTTGTTCTGCCTGATAAAGGAAGTATCTATCTTAAGGGCAGAAAAGTTGACAGGTTTTGCAGGGATATTGTCAGAATTGCAGGATACATGCCGGAAAAATTTTCTTTGTATCCTGATCTTTCGGTTGAGGAAAATTTAAATTTTTTTGCAGACATACACGGTGTGGAGCATAAAAGAAGAGAGGAGCTGAAAAACAGGCTTCTTTCAAAAACAGGTATGGCCAGGTTTAAAAACAGAAGAGCCAGAGATCTTTCCGGAGGCATGAAGCAGAAACTTGCACTATCTTCAATTCTTCTGTCTTCTCCTGAACTTGTGATACTTGATGAACCTACAACAGGAGTGGATCCATTGTCAAGAATAGAGTTTTTCTCAATTATTAAGGATCTTAAGGAAGAGGGCAAAACCATTCTGCTTTCAACTCCCTATCTTGATGAAGCGGAAAAAGGGGATGAAATTATTTTTATCAAAGACAGCAGAATTGTACTGCAGGATTCAATTAAAGATTTAAAAGATAATTTTCCTGCAAGAATTTTCAGAATAATGACAGATGAGGATCCTTTTGCTGCAGTTGAAAATCTCAGAGAAAGATACGGCAGTAATGTTTTTATGAAGGGAAGGTATGTTATGCTTGTACTGGAGCAGGGGGAAGAAGTACCTGCAGATATTCCGGTAAAAGATATATCTGAAGAAAAACCGGCACTGGAGGATATTTATCTGTATTATGCACAGGGGACTTGATTTGGCAGAGAATATTGTTGAAGTCAGCAGCCTGACTAAACGTTTTGGTAATTTTACAGCTGTTGATTCCATAAATTTTAATATCAGAAGAGGTGAGGTTGTTGTTTTTCTTGGGCCAAACGGAGCAGGTAAAACAACAACAATAAAAATGATGACAGGGCTTCTTAAGATCACCGAAGGAAGCGTTAAAGTACGCGGTTTTGATGTGAAAACAGACCTTAAAAAGGTCAAAGAGATTCTGGGGTACATGTCGCAGAAATTTTCTCTGTATCCTCTTTTAACCTCTTTTGAAAATGTTGAATTTTTTGGTGGTATTTCTGATTTATCCAAACCCATGATAGCAGGGAAAAAAGAGGAATTGTCAAAGATGATTCCTGCTGATATCCTTAATCAGAAAATTGAAGATATTCCACCGGGATACAAGCAGAAAGTAGCACTGTTTGTATGTTTACTTCCGGATCCGGAGGTTATTTTTCTTGATGAACCCACTTCAGGTGTTGATCCTGAGACTAGAAGAAGTTTCTGGCAGGAGATATACAACCTGAAAAACAGAGGC belongs to bacterium and includes:
- a CDS encoding TolC family protein translates to MKKLILLLIFLQVCYGFGQSISLKQAVENGLKMSPEIGINELNANAGELGLKKAKRNRLFKVSVSGLYRYQSLVPELDMAKILGSSPFVAAGAQSMGAYNNYDFSVKVIQPVYTGGSLLSAVRFNENVYASSEKLRDMAVISKSADIKQTFYSYRLFQQKKTSVNALINQLQLHLKQLNELYSEGMISKADILETETKIDEMLLKIDDLQNEIYNRKALFKSLCGIEVSRIDTSAVEPDIEFKDAKEYFLRNNPVVKSLDYIVLAREAAKRAVAGSYYPNIAGFFEYHYAKPGIDFFNDKWNRYFFAGVSLNMHIFQWNKAGLDKSIADIQVKKAERKRDKFIRDQEVKIEQLFNRKKSIKAKIKRAESIVKKSEERVKLLLKLYKEGQIAHIEYLRALEQQQKYESMVKELGSELNLCNVAINASIGLSGEQP
- a CDS encoding HlyD family efflux transporter periplasmic adaptor subunit; translated protein: MKKLLFVLSIAVFIAAGCSNKNSRKIIAAGVIDGNIIHVKSGTSGIIDRLNAEEGRIVSPADTLVYIDYKKIENQIQELRIQEKSIILKRTALVEKQKFLNQRLSYLSDQVNKLKRLSKHDAVSEDNLKLTDLKKKEAETSLFDLQVQLKNSDLELGRIRLKREYLLLLKRDHIITAPVKGTVLEIFSRRGEQVFPRDMIMDILASTGLYAEVFLEEEEVNSLALGDTAKIFIDGVDQEVNGVVSYFGKKAEFSPKYIISEKERKNLLFQVKVAINPNSAKSVKIGQLVTVVFSGRDRKPEDN
- a CDS encoding ABC transporter ATP-binding protein; translation: MDTAIENEEFLRVENLTKSYGSILAVNNVSFSVKKASITILSGPDGSGKSTIFKMLTGLVLPDKGSIYLKGRKVDRFCRDIVRIAGYMPEKFSLYPDLSVEENLNFFADIHGVEHKRREELKNRLLSKTGMARFKNRRARDLSGGMKQKLALSSILLSSPELVILDEPTTGVDPLSRIEFFSIIKDLKEEGKTILLSTPYLDEAEKGDEIIFIKDSRIVLQDSIKDLKDNFPARIFRIMTDEDPFAAVENLRERYGSNVFMKGRYVMLVLEQGEEVPADIPVKDISEEKPALEDIYLYYAQGT
- a CDS encoding ABC transporter ATP-binding protein, whose amino-acid sequence is MHRGLDLAENIVEVSSLTKRFGNFTAVDSINFNIRRGEVVVFLGPNGAGKTTTIKMMTGLLKITEGSVKVRGFDVKTDLKKVKEILGYMSQKFSLYPLLTSFENVEFFGGISDLSKPMIAGKKEELSKMIPADILNQKIEDIPPGYKQKVALFVCLLPDPEVIFLDEPTSGVDPETRRSFWQEIYNLKNRGKTLLVTTHNLDEAFYSDRVIVINRGNIILEGEPRELLNSRKADSMETLFKEAIREHEKA